A genomic region of Phocoena sinus isolate mPhoSin1 chromosome 18, mPhoSin1.pri, whole genome shotgun sequence contains the following coding sequences:
- the CYSLTR2 gene encoding cysteinyl leukotriene receptor 2, with protein sequence MERKPVSLPPSISISEMEPNGNFSNHNSNRNCTIETFKREFYPIVYLVIFIWGALGNGFSIYVFLQSYKKSTSVNVFMLNLAISDLLFTATLPFRVDYYLRGSNWIFGDLTCRIMSFSMYVNMYSSIYFLTVLSVVRFLATVHPLRLLHATSVRNAWILCGVIWIFITASSTALLKNGSELKGNVTLCLELNSNKVSKLKTMNHVALVVGFLLPFCTLSVCYLLIIRALLKVEVPESGLRLSHRKALTTIIIALIIFLLCFLPYHILRTLHLVEWKVDKCKESLHKAVATTLALAAANSCFNPLLYYFAGENFKDRLKSTLRKHSQQAKCSSPVCVCVVKKETRV encoded by the coding sequence ATGGAGAGAAAACCTGTGTCCTTACCTCCGTCCATCTCCATATCAGAAATGGAACCCAACGGCAACTTCAGCAATCACAATAGCAATAGGAACTGTACAATTGAAACCTTCAAGAGAGAATTTTACCCCATCGTGTACCTGGTCATATTTATCTGGGGAGCCTTGGGGAATGGCTTTTCCATATATGTTTTCCTGCAATCTTATAAGAAGTCCACATCTGTGAACGTTTTCATGCTAAATCTGGCCATTTCTGATCTCTTGTTCACAGCCACACTGCCCTTCAGGGTTGACTATTATCTCAGAGGCTCCAATTGGATATTCGGGGACCTAACCTGCAGAATTATGTCTTTTTCTATGTATGTCAACATGTACAGCAGCATTTATTTCCTGACTGTGTTGAGTGTTGTGCGTTTCCTGGCAACGGTTCACCCCCTGCGGCTCCTTCATGCCACTAGCGTCAGGAATGCCTGGATTTTATGTGGGGTCATATGGATCTTTATCACGGCCTCCTCAACAGCGCTTCTGAAAAATGGCTCTGAGCTGAAGGGCAATGTCACATTGTGCTTGGAGCTGAATTCCAATAAAGTCAGTAAGCTGAAGACCATGAACCACGTTGCCTTGGTGGTGGGCTTTCTGCTGCCATTCTGCACGCTCAGCGTCTGTTACCTGCTGATCATTCGAGCTTTGTTAAAGGTGGAGGTCCCAGAATCAGGGCTGCGCCTTTCTCACAGGAAAGCGCTAACCACCATCATCATTGCCTTGATCATCTTCCTCCTGTGCTTCCTGCCCTATCATATACTGAGAACCCTCCACTTAGTCGAGTGGAAAGTGGATAAATGCAAAGAGAGTCTGCATAAAGCTGTGGCCACCACACTGGCTTTGGCAGCGGCCAACAGCTGCTTCAACCCTTTGCTCTATTACTTTGCTGGCGAGAATTTTAAGGACAGACTGAAGTCTACACTCAGGAAACATTCACAGCAAGCAAAGTGCAgctctcctgtgtgtgtgtgtgtggtaaaaaaggaaacaagagtgTGA